A region of Salvelinus namaycush isolate Seneca chromosome 9, SaNama_1.0, whole genome shotgun sequence DNA encodes the following proteins:
- the polr2h gene encoding DNA-directed RNA polymerases I, II, and III subunit RPABC3 has protein sequence MAGILFEDIFDVKDIDPDGMKFDRVSRLHCESESFKMDLILDVNIQIYPVDLGDKFRLVIASTLYEDGTPDDGEYNPQDDRPSRADQFDYVMYGKVYKIEGDETSTEAATRLSAYVSYGGLLMRLQGDANNLHGFEVDSRVYLLMKKLAF, from the exons ATGGCTGGGATATTGTTTGAGGACATCTTTGATGTGAAAGACATCGATCCAGATGGGATGAAATTTGACAGAG TTTCTCGTCTGCACTGTGAAAGTGAGTCCTTCAAGATGGATCTCATCTTGGATGTAAACATTCAGATCTATCCTGTTGACCTTG GTGACAAGTTCAGATTGGTAATAGCCAGCACGCTATATGAAGATGGAACTCCTGACGATGGGGAATATAATCCACAGGATGATCGGCCATCCAG GGCGGATCAGTTTGACTATGTGATGTATGGCAAGGTATACAAGATTGAGGGTGACGAGACCTCTACGGAAGCAGCTACACGTCT CTCTGCCTATGTGTCTTACGGAGGCCTACTGATGAGGCTACAAGGTGATGCCAACAATCTGCACGGCTTTGAAGTGGACTCCCGAGTCTACCTGCTTATGAAGAAACTGGCCTTCTAG